One genomic segment of Primulina tabacum isolate GXHZ01 chromosome 9, ASM2559414v2, whole genome shotgun sequence includes these proteins:
- the LOC142556938 gene encoding uncharacterized protein LOC142556938, which produces MSCKYIYSHVVRLLNESDTICIEFEDAMFGRPKSIRLLREDIVRFMEMREIGARQILVYMGYLYKDLKKKEKADYFSFVDPGNIPTCPIGTDGRDLSQHIADQLEAVCRDSICLILYNTGYHWILTIVNEDKNMIYLLDSTSNSYRDDTWKTIVTK; this is translated from the exons ATGTCGTGCAAGTATATCTACTCTCATGTTGTTCGATTGCTGAATGAATCGGATACCATATGCATTGAGTTTGAGGACGCTATGTTTGGACGTCCTAAAAGCATACGGTTGCTAAGAGAAGATATCGTACGCTTTATGGAGATGAGGGAGATAGGTGCCAGACAAATTTTAGTTTACATGGG TTATCTCTAcaaagatttgaagaaaaaagagaaGGCTGATTATTTTTCGTTTGTGGATCCCGGTAATATACCTACATGCCCGATTGGCACAGATGGCCGTGACTTATCACAACATATTGCTGATCAGTTGGAAGCAGTGTGTAGAGATAGCATCTGCCTCATCCTATACAACACTGG GTACCATTGGATCTTGACAATCGTCAACGAAGATaagaatatgatatatttattggaTTCAACATCTAACAGTTACCGAGATGATACATGGAAAACTATTGTGACAAAGTAA